The following proteins come from a genomic window of Nitrosopumilaceae archaeon AB1(1):
- a CDS encoding SemiSWEET family transporter: MSIDPLLLSLIAIFGGIFILLGWVKQIIKGYQTKKLDDVSKYLLLLILTGVILWTIYGVYKDDLFIIGTNVVAIAFMIIILVMKFSFKNQS; this comes from the coding sequence ATGTCTATTGATCCTCTCTTGTTATCATTAATTGCAATTTTTGGTGGGATTTTCATATTGCTTGGATGGGTAAAGCAAATCATAAAGGGTTATCAAACTAAAAAACTTGATGATGTATCAAAATATCTTTTATTATTAATTTTAACTGGAGTTATTCTTTGGACAATTTATGGTGTCTATAAAGATGATCTATTTATTATAGGAACTAATGTTGTTGCAATCGCATTTATGATAATAATCCTTGTCATGAAATTCAGTTTTAAAAATCAATCATAG
- a CDS encoding thioredoxin domain-containing protein: MPNKLGLESSPYLLQHADNPVEWHAWNDESLQRAKDENKPIFLSVGYSSCHWCHVMAHESFEDVNVAEIMNKYFINIKVDREERPDIDDIYQKACQMITGQGGWPLSVFLTPDQKPFYVGTYFPPTDFHGRPSFGSILRQLAQGWREKQTDMIDAAEKCYTSLYTKPQKSISKEESLTKLIDTSANNLMSIADHTYGGFGSAPKFPNSINLSFLFRYSKLVGNPSFQEFALKTLRKMASSGMYDQIGGGFHRYSTNQTWLVPHFEKMLYDNALLIITYAEAFQITKEEFYKNVVIETLDYTLREMTLPDGCFCSSQDADSEKGEGVYYTWSKSEIFKILINDADMFCTYHGVTDGGNFEGSNILHRSMPLSAIAFHTNMSEETVNHALKNSKVKLLKVRDTRDRPGRDDKVITSWNALMISAFVKGYEITHDEKYLNAAVKCVDFIEETLYKNDKLLRIFKDGESKIHGYLEDYTYLIAALLDLFAVKADRRYIDKAVLLADYTINHYCDEESMTFFMTSDNHDPLIFRPSSDYDLSTPSGSSVAADILQRLFIFTNNTKYHNLLDKFINSRIGIITQNPFAFGNLLNVIYTKVQKPTEITVLSLNDIMIKQLRESFLPEGITVEISKQEQLEQLSKYSFFAGKTFSKEKTTIYVCKDFTCSQPLYSIEDVSKLC, from the coding sequence ATGCCAAATAAACTTGGTTTAGAGTCAAGTCCATATCTTTTACAGCATGCAGACAATCCAGTGGAATGGCATGCATGGAATGATGAATCACTACAAAGAGCAAAAGATGAAAATAAACCAATATTCTTAAGCGTAGGGTATAGTTCATGTCATTGGTGTCATGTAATGGCACACGAGTCTTTTGAAGATGTGAATGTTGCTGAAATAATGAACAAGTATTTTATAAATATCAAAGTGGATAGAGAGGAGAGACCCGACATTGATGACATTTATCAAAAAGCATGTCAAATGATAACAGGGCAGGGAGGATGGCCATTAAGTGTATTTCTCACACCTGATCAAAAGCCATTTTATGTTGGAACATACTTTCCTCCAACAGATTTTCATGGACGACCAAGTTTTGGCAGTATTTTAAGACAGTTAGCACAGGGGTGGAGAGAGAAGCAGACAGATATGATTGACGCTGCAGAAAAATGCTACACATCACTATACACAAAACCGCAAAAATCAATCAGTAAAGAGGAATCATTAACCAAGTTGATAGATACCAGCGCAAATAATCTAATGTCAATAGCTGATCACACGTATGGAGGATTTGGTAGTGCTCCGAAATTTCCAAATTCGATAAATTTATCATTTTTATTTAGATACTCAAAACTTGTTGGTAATCCTAGTTTTCAAGAGTTTGCGTTAAAGACATTGAGAAAAATGGCGTCTAGTGGAATGTATGATCAAATAGGAGGAGGATTTCATAGATATTCTACAAATCAAACATGGCTTGTACCACACTTTGAGAAAATGCTGTACGATAACGCATTATTAATCATCACATATGCAGAAGCATTTCAGATAACAAAGGAAGAGTTTTACAAAAATGTAGTAATTGAGACACTAGATTACACATTACGAGAGATGACACTACCAGATGGATGTTTCTGCTCTTCACAGGACGCAGATTCGGAGAAAGGTGAGGGGGTATATTATACCTGGAGCAAAAGTGAGATTTTCAAGATTTTAATTAACGACGCAGATATGTTTTGTACATATCATGGTGTAACAGATGGAGGAAATTTCGAGGGCAGTAACATTTTACATCGATCAATGCCGCTATCAGCAATAGCATTTCATACAAACATGTCCGAGGAGACGGTTAATCATGCATTGAAAAATTCTAAAGTTAAGTTATTAAAAGTAAGAGATACCAGAGACAGACCAGGACGAGATGATAAAGTAATTACATCATGGAATGCGTTAATGATTAGTGCTTTTGTAAAGGGATATGAAATTACACATGATGAAAAATATCTAAATGCTGCAGTAAAGTGTGTTGATTTCATAGAGGAGACATTGTACAAAAATGACAAACTATTACGAATATTCAAAGATGGTGAGAGCAAAATTCACGGATATTTGGAGGATTACACATATCTAATTGCAGCTTTGCTAGACTTGTTTGCAGTAAAAGCAGATAGACGATACATAGACAAAGCAGTGTTACTAGCAGATTACACCATAAATCATTATTGCGATGAAGAGAGTATGACATTTTTCATGACGTCAGATAATCATGATCCATTAATATTCAGACCAAGCAGTGATTATGATTTATCCACACCGTCTGGAAGCTCAGTTGCAGCTGACATTTTGCAAAGATTATTCATTTTTACAAACAATACAAAATATCATAATTTACTAGACAAATTTATAAATTCACGAATTGGAATAATTACACAAAATCCATTTGCGTTTGGTAATTTGCTAAATGTGATATACACCAAAGTGCAAAAACCAACAGAGATTACTGTTTTAAGTTTAAATGATATAATGATAAAACAACTAAGAGAGTCATTCCTACCAGAAGGCATAACGGTAGAGATTAGCAAGCAGGAACAGTTGGAGCAATTGAGTAAATATTCATTTTTTGCAGGAAAGACATTCTCAAAAGAGAAAACCACCATATACGTCTGCAAGGATTTTACTTGTTCACAGCCACTATACTCTATAGAAGATGTATCCAAGCTCTGCTAA
- a CDS encoding DedA family protein has translation MSEITILIDWLLNVISENLYLGVFLAALVETIFPLIPSELVYPLAGYTILQTNLEPWHIITVGIVGGCGATVGSTVFYFISRYLGRVGILRYGKRLGIKSSSIDKSDKWFAKYGDKSVLLGRLVPGIRELVSIPAGIFSMKFPKFLLYTLIGSISWSMILTFLGYYFGVATVDLFSI, from the coding sequence ATGTCTGAAATTACCATATTGATAGATTGGCTTTTGAATGTAATCTCTGAGAATCTCTATCTTGGTGTCTTTCTAGCAGCACTTGTTGAGACCATATTTCCTCTAATCCCAAGTGAACTTGTATATCCACTTGCCGGCTATACCATACTTCAGACAAATTTGGAGCCATGGCATATTATTACTGTCGGTATTGTAGGTGGATGTGGTGCTACTGTTGGCTCTACTGTATTTTATTTTATATCTAGATATCTTGGACGTGTTGGAATTTTGCGTTATGGTAAACGTCTGGGAATTAAATCATCGTCTATAGATAAATCCGATAAATGGTTTGCAAAGTATGGTGACAAGTCTGTCCTCTTGGGCAGACTAGTACCTGGAATTAGAGAGTTGGTGTCAATTCCCGCCGGTATATTTTCTATGAAATTCCCAAAATTTCTACTTTACACTCTAATCGGCTCAATATCGTGGAGCATGATATTGACATTCTTGGGATATTATTTTGGCGTTGCAACCGTAGATCTCTTTAGCATTTAA
- a CDS encoding nucleotidyltransferase family protein, translated as MTLALILAGGRGLRLQPLTDYIPKPLIPINNVPIIEWQITYLKKFGIDKFVICCGYKHEQIETYLKSHNNFDVDVSFSVESTPLGTGGAIKNASSYLSDESFYVINGDVITSVNLKKLSINSIAAVQLPTGYGVLDIDGDNVLKFKEKGIIPDMWINAGVYLLSNDLLNDLPDNGNIEDTVFPNYAKKNLLKCVKFPDAIFYSIDSHKDRENCTKRMDDIVKSWNY; from the coding sequence ATGACTCTGGCATTAATCCTAGCAGGCGGTAGAGGTTTACGTTTACAACCACTAACTGATTACATCCCAAAACCTCTAATCCCGATTAATAATGTGCCAATTATAGAGTGGCAGATAACTTATTTGAAAAAATTTGGAATAGATAAATTTGTAATATGTTGTGGATATAAACACGAACAGATAGAGACCTATTTGAAATCTCATAACAACTTTGATGTTGATGTGTCTTTCTCTGTGGAATCTACTCCACTTGGAACAGGTGGGGCGATAAAAAATGCGTCTAGTTATTTGAGTGACGAGTCGTTCTATGTGATTAATGGCGATGTGATTACTAGTGTTAATTTAAAAAAATTATCAATTAATTCTATTGCAGCTGTACAATTACCTACCGGATATGGTGTGTTGGACATTGACGGTGACAATGTTTTAAAATTTAAAGAAAAAGGAATAATTCCAGACATGTGGATAAACGCTGGGGTCTATCTACTATCTAATGATCTCTTGAATGATTTACCAGATAATGGAAATATAGAGGATACTGTTTTTCCAAATTATGCAAAAAAAAATCTCTTAAAGTGTGTAAAATTTCCTGATGCGATCTTTTACTCTATTGACTCTCACAAAGATCGTGAAAATTGTACAAAGCGAATGGATGATATTGTGAAATCTTGGAATTATTAA
- a CDS encoding HIT family protein, with translation MDKMYDDIMSGCLFCDIINGKIPAYVISSSDYSIAFLDVNPLALGHTLVIPKKHYEKIQDLDVNSCTDLFALAQKVVKKIDTLTGSTLFAIHNGKISGQEVPHVHIHLIPRSPNDGAGPIHSMFKSIEKKDLSLVHKQLKD, from the coding sequence ATGGACAAGATGTATGATGATATCATGAGTGGGTGCCTATTTTGCGACATTATTAATGGTAAAATCCCTGCGTATGTGATATCTTCCAGTGATTATTCTATTGCATTCTTGGATGTCAATCCCCTAGCTTTGGGTCATACTCTTGTAATACCTAAAAAACACTATGAAAAGATTCAAGATTTGGATGTGAATAGTTGTACTGATTTATTTGCTTTGGCACAAAAAGTTGTAAAAAAAATTGATACTCTTACTGGCTCAACTCTGTTTGCAATACACAATGGAAAGATTAGCGGCCAAGAAGTTCCACATGTTCACATACATCTGATTCCTAGAAGTCCAAATGATGGTGCAGGACCGATACATAGCATGTTCAAATCTATTGAGAAAAAAGATTTGTCACTAGTACATAAACAACTCAAAGATTAA
- a CDS encoding DnaJ domain-containing protein, with protein MQIQEARRILHVEQDADPEEIKSAYRKLALELHPDKNIKKDEDSFKRITIAYNILKNESPSKPRKTIHRTKPQGSTYNWGASKGAPPEEDWSKFTREFEEGDPTFWRNYEEKFWRDYDVYKKTDRQHKEEEKAQEPNRQPNLKIVTNESLCIGCCSCEIIAPNVFAIDESRINPKSHVINQKGAGFNKIMNAAETCPTKAISVDDLDTNTRLWPL; from the coding sequence ATGCAGATTCAGGAGGCAAGACGTATTTTACACGTAGAGCAAGACGCAGACCCTGAAGAAATTAAATCAGCATATAGAAAACTAGCACTAGAGTTACACCCAGATAAAAATATCAAGAAAGATGAAGACTCGTTTAAGAGAATAACTATAGCATACAATATACTAAAAAATGAATCACCAAGCAAGCCGAGAAAGACTATTCATCGCACAAAACCGCAAGGTTCAACGTATAATTGGGGAGCATCTAAAGGGGCACCGCCGGAGGAGGATTGGTCTAAATTTACTAGAGAGTTTGAAGAGGGAGATCCCACATTTTGGAGAAACTATGAAGAAAAATTTTGGAGAGATTATGATGTTTATAAAAAAACAGACAGACAGCACAAAGAAGAAGAAAAAGCACAAGAGCCCAACAGACAACCAAATTTGAAAATAGTTACAAACGAGTCGTTATGTATTGGTTGTTGTAGTTGTGAGATTATTGCACCAAATGTATTTGCAATTGATGAATCTAGAATTAACCCAAAATCTCATGTAATTAATCAAAAAGGAGCAGGATTTAACAAGATAATGAATGCAGCTGAGACATGTCCTACAAAAGCAATAAGTGTAGATGATTTAGATACCAATACCAGATTATGGCCACTTTAA
- a CDS encoding DUF2203 domain-containing protein, whose product MEKFFTILEVNKELERLDEKFKTIQRTKAEITKIGVFIQKNESMDQPLQEHLSLKRKMNHAMAELYKLIAEFEDTGAVIKSVDQGLVDFPSKRFGNDVWLCWKIGETEVKFWHEKNEGFNGRKPLETDDELLV is encoded by the coding sequence ATGGAGAAATTTTTCACGATACTAGAAGTGAATAAAGAACTTGAACGACTAGACGAAAAATTCAAAACAATTCAAAGAACCAAAGCAGAAATTACAAAAATTGGAGTATTTATACAAAAAAATGAATCAATGGATCAACCTTTACAAGAGCACTTGTCATTAAAAAGAAAAATGAATCACGCAATGGCAGAATTGTATAAATTAATAGCAGAGTTTGAGGATACAGGAGCAGTCATAAAAAGTGTTGATCAGGGATTAGTTGACTTTCCATCTAAAAGATTTGGAAACGACGTATGGTTGTGTTGGAAGATTGGTGAAACTGAGGTAAAGTTTTGGCATGAAAAAAATGAGGGATTTAATGGAAGAAAACCATTAGAGACTGATGACGAATTGCTGGTCTAA
- the ilvC gene encoding ketol-acid reductoisomerase, whose amino-acid sequence MQSQLMAKLWKDSDISLDPIKDDVIAVIGYGIQGDAQANNLKDSGLNVIIGLRQGASWKKAESDGHNVMSIADACKRADIIHILVPDMLQASIYTSDILPNLSPGNALSFSHAAAIHWKWIDAPDNVDIIMIAPKGPGSKVRETYLAGFGTPSIVAVHQDFTGKAWDRTLGIAKGIGSARPGLIKTTFQEEVETDWFGEQANLCGGMASMITNSFETLVESGYQPEIAYFEVLHEIKLIADLVQAYGINGMWRRVSETARYGGMTRGPRIIDPAAKQHMKDVLTEIQDGTFNKEWVEAYKNSGKDAFNQFMTKLDNHDIEKTGKQMRKMMWPDSTE is encoded by the coding sequence ATTCAAAGTCAATTAATGGCAAAATTGTGGAAGGATTCTGATATCAGTCTTGATCCAATTAAAGATGATGTTATAGCTGTTATTGGCTATGGCATACAAGGTGATGCTCAGGCAAATAACCTAAAAGACAGTGGCCTTAATGTAATAATAGGACTTCGTCAGGGTGCTAGTTGGAAAAAAGCAGAATCTGATGGACATAATGTAATGTCTATTGCAGATGCATGCAAACGTGCTGATATCATACACATTCTAGTTCCTGATATGCTGCAGGCAAGCATCTATACTAGTGATATTCTTCCAAATTTATCTCCCGGAAATGCATTATCTTTCTCTCATGCAGCTGCAATTCATTGGAAATGGATAGATGCACCTGATAATGTCGATATAATTATGATAGCCCCAAAGGGTCCTGGCTCCAAAGTGCGAGAGACATATCTTGCAGGTTTCGGTACCCCATCTATTGTTGCAGTGCATCAGGATTTCACTGGTAAGGCTTGGGATAGAACACTTGGTATTGCAAAGGGTATTGGCAGTGCAAGACCTGGGCTGATAAAGACCACTTTCCAAGAAGAAGTTGAGACTGATTGGTTTGGAGAACAAGCAAATCTGTGTGGTGGTATGGCTAGCATGATTACAAATTCTTTTGAGACTTTGGTGGAATCTGGATACCAACCAGAGATTGCATACTTTGAGGTATTGCATGAGATCAAACTTATTGCAGATTTGGTACAGGCGTATGGCATTAATGGTATGTGGAGACGTGTAAGTGAAACTGCACGGTATGGTGGTATGACTAGAGGTCCACGAATAATTGATCCTGCTGCAAAACAACACATGAAAGATGTTTTAACTGAGATACAAGATGGAACATTTAACAAAGAATGGGTTGAGGCGTACAAAAATAGTGGCAAGGATGCGTTTAATCAATTTATGACCAAATTGGACAATCATGATATAGAAAAAACTGGTAAACAGATGCGTAAAATGATGTGGCCAGACTCTACTGAATGA
- a CDS encoding cobalamin B12-binding domain-containing protein has product MKQKGISRIKILVAKLGLDGHDRGALVLCKAFRDAGMEVIYSGLFSTPVQIAQIAQDEDVDVIAMSLLNGAHNTLFPRVVKELKKKKVKNVLILGGGVIPQEDKKKLIKAGINSVFSPGTSLPFIIQEVTTGVKKIKK; this is encoded by the coding sequence ATGAAACAAAAGGGGATATCACGTATCAAAATATTGGTCGCAAAACTCGGGCTTGATGGACACGATAGAGGAGCACTAGTATTATGTAAAGCATTCAGGGATGCAGGTATGGAAGTCATTTATTCAGGATTATTCTCAACTCCAGTACAGATTGCACAAATCGCACAAGACGAAGATGTAGATGTAATTGCAATGAGTCTGCTTAATGGCGCTCACAATACATTATTTCCACGAGTTGTAAAAGAATTGAAAAAGAAAAAAGTGAAAAATGTATTAATCCTCGGAGGTGGAGTTATACCTCAAGAAGATAAAAAGAAATTAATCAAGGCCGGTATAAATTCCGTATTCAGTCCCGGAACGTCACTACCATTCATCATACAAGAAGTGACAACTGGTGTGAAAAAGATTAAAAAATAA
- a CDS encoding M1 family metallopeptidase: MKSMLGINYSLQFHPNLKTAKFSGDEIITAKSSLFIKRITLDASELDIQACAVKSKGILVESHFSTSVKEEKLIITLNKSIRGTFEIMLKFNGILNDKLLGFYKSTYTDKKGKKHYIATTQFEAADARRTFPCWDEPSAKATFDVTITTESKYMAISNMPVQSRKKIGLSVAHKFMTTPVMSTYLLYLGVGEFATIQTKLRDISIRVITTPDNIRRGKFALDFAKKILNEYEKYFKIQYPLPKLDLLAIPDFAAGAMENWGAITFRESILLYDSKTSSAKTKQFIAEVISHEIAHQWFGNLVTMEWWNDLWLNESFATFMAIKFVDKFYPKWKLWDQFVGDTISNAMNLDSLQHSHPIDVPVKHPSEIREIFDSISYDKGGSVLRMLEHFIGEASFQKGLQIYLKHFKYSNATGNDLWTQLGKTSGKNVRKIMNSWISQTGYPLVKLAKKKNRLSITQARFTMRKKRLSGMWPIPIALTDNSTNYIVMSKKTLNVSSKYSLNINPQKHGFYRIIFDKSLSNLNDILSVIINPIDRWSLENDLYATTIYGHTTLNNYLTLVGKLNGDTDYLVRSDIIRNLSSLLFHSRREKSYPILQDVSRNYLQTVFSDLGWSAKRGEPHVNIFLRSAVIHLLGRLNDDPIIHAAQSKFDKSLKKSDLSPDLSATIYGLVAFSRNDSKTLKTFKQLFVKASTQEEKNRLLAGMCWFKNRTLLLDVLNFSKSDSVRSQNMHIPITGMATNPYAVDILWPWLQKNWSSLSEKVGFGNPLFNRIVASISHLVNKTEEKRVRQFFKKNPVPGTERTLEQVLERVDILHQFKVKTNKEFTQGKLNVS, from the coding sequence ATGAAATCCATGCTTGGAATCAACTACTCACTACAATTTCATCCTAATCTCAAGACTGCCAAATTCTCAGGTGATGAAATAATTACTGCAAAATCATCACTATTCATTAAGCGCATTACCCTTGATGCGTCTGAACTAGATATCCAAGCATGTGCGGTAAAATCAAAAGGAATACTGGTAGAATCTCATTTTAGCACTAGTGTAAAAGAGGAAAAATTAATCATAACTTTGAATAAATCAATTCGTGGCACATTTGAAATCATGCTCAAGTTTAATGGAATTCTTAATGATAAATTATTAGGATTTTATAAAAGCACCTATACTGACAAGAAAGGTAAAAAACATTACATCGCAACTACTCAATTCGAGGCAGCTGATGCACGACGTACATTTCCATGCTGGGATGAACCTAGCGCAAAGGCTACGTTTGATGTAACAATAACTACTGAATCCAAATACATGGCAATTTCAAACATGCCAGTTCAGAGTCGTAAAAAAATAGGCTTGAGTGTTGCACATAAATTCATGACAACCCCTGTCATGTCTACATATCTGTTATACCTTGGTGTAGGAGAGTTTGCAACTATACAGACTAAATTGAGGGATATCTCAATTCGTGTAATTACAACACCGGATAATATTAGACGTGGTAAATTTGCGTTAGATTTTGCTAAAAAAATCCTAAATGAATATGAAAAGTATTTTAAAATACAATATCCACTACCGAAACTTGATCTCTTGGCAATCCCAGATTTTGCTGCAGGGGCCATGGAGAATTGGGGGGCTATAACCTTTAGAGAATCTATACTACTCTATGACTCTAAAACTTCATCTGCCAAGACGAAACAGTTCATAGCTGAGGTAATCTCTCATGAAATCGCTCATCAGTGGTTTGGTAATCTAGTTACCATGGAGTGGTGGAATGATTTGTGGTTAAACGAGAGCTTTGCCACATTTATGGCTATAAAATTTGTAGACAAGTTTTATCCAAAATGGAAGTTGTGGGATCAATTTGTCGGCGATACAATATCTAATGCCATGAATTTGGATTCATTACAACACTCTCATCCAATCGATGTTCCAGTAAAACATCCATCTGAGATTAGAGAAATATTTGATTCCATATCTTATGATAAAGGGGGTTCTGTTTTGCGAATGTTGGAGCACTTTATCGGTGAGGCATCTTTTCAAAAAGGTTTGCAGATTTATCTAAAACATTTCAAATATTCAAATGCTACTGGTAATGATTTATGGACTCAACTAGGCAAGACGTCTGGAAAGAATGTACGCAAAATCATGAACTCTTGGATATCGCAAACCGGTTATCCTCTAGTCAAACTTGCAAAAAAGAAAAATCGCCTATCCATCACTCAGGCAAGATTTACAATGCGAAAGAAAAGATTGTCTGGCATGTGGCCAATTCCTATTGCGCTAACTGACAATTCTACCAATTATATCGTGATGAGTAAAAAAACTCTAAATGTATCATCTAAATATTCTTTAAATATTAATCCTCAAAAACATGGGTTTTATAGAATTATTTTTGACAAATCACTCTCAAATCTGAATGATATCCTGTCTGTGATTATTAACCCAATAGATCGTTGGTCACTTGAAAATGATCTATACGCCACTACGATATATGGCCACACAACACTGAATAATTATTTAACACTCGTAGGTAAATTAAATGGCGATACAGATTATCTAGTTCGCTCTGATATTATTCGTAATTTATCTTCTCTTTTGTTTCATAGTAGAAGAGAAAAATCCTATCCAATTTTGCAGGATGTATCGAGAAATTATCTGCAAACAGTCTTTTCTGATTTAGGATGGTCTGCCAAACGCGGTGAGCCACATGTCAATATATTTTTGCGCAGTGCAGTGATTCATCTACTTGGAAGATTGAATGATGACCCTATTATTCATGCTGCTCAATCTAAATTTGATAAATCACTTAAAAAATCAGACTTGTCTCCAGATCTGAGTGCTACGATATATGGATTGGTGGCGTTTAGTAGAAATGATTCCAAAACTCTAAAAACATTTAAACAATTATTTGTAAAGGCATCAACACAAGAAGAGAAGAATAGACTACTTGCAGGTATGTGTTGGTTTAAGAATCGTACATTACTATTAGACGTGTTGAATTTTTCCAAATCAGATTCTGTGAGATCTCAAAATATGCATATTCCGATAACTGGAATGGCTACAAATCCATACGCTGTTGATATTCTTTGGCCATGGCTTCAAAAGAATTGGTCATCACTTAGTGAAAAGGTTGGATTTGGAAACCCATTATTCAATAGAATAGTTGCAAGTATATCGCATCTTGTGAATAAAACAGAGGAAAAACGCGTACGACAATTTTTCAAAAAGAACCCTGTTCCTGGTACAGAGCGTACACTAGAGCAAGTTTTAGAGCGTGTTGATATATTACATCAATTTAAAGTGAAAACCAACAAGGAATTTACCCAAGGTAAATTAAATGTCTCGTAG
- a CDS encoding alcohol dehydrogenase catalytic domain-containing protein yields MSDMMRAMILSKLAPIEERPLKLQNVIKHKVETPNQILLKIEACGVCHSQLHSIEGDWKDLDIPPSLPTIPGHEVVGKVVEIGSAVTKFAVGDRAGISPLLESCMNCDYCKDGKEQLCESMDVLGETLRGGYAEYVNVSEDFATKIPESMSSEYATPLFCAGITAFKAVKAAEPDKNKRVGIFGIGGVGHMAIQFAKIAGFQVFAISRNQRHLDVALKLGADDSILYDENTNTITSKIGLLDAAIVFAPSDRVTASAIQSVKKGGLIVLATIGKIPNFVAFEEKTIRGTLIGSMADMRMVVELAQKHNLSVVTESFKLEDANEVLLKLKNSQIDARAVLIP; encoded by the coding sequence ATGTCTGATATGATGCGTGCAATGATTTTATCCAAACTTGCACCAATTGAAGAGAGACCTCTAAAGTTACAAAATGTCATTAAACACAAAGTTGAGACTCCTAATCAAATACTACTCAAAATTGAGGCGTGTGGCGTGTGTCACTCTCAACTTCACAGTATAGAGGGGGATTGGAAAGACCTAGACATACCACCGTCGCTGCCTACAATACCTGGTCATGAAGTAGTGGGGAAAGTGGTAGAGATTGGCTCTGCCGTCACTAAATTTGCAGTTGGGGATAGGGCCGGTATATCACCATTGTTGGAATCGTGTATGAATTGTGATTATTGTAAAGATGGAAAGGAGCAACTATGTGAATCCATGGATGTTTTAGGTGAGACATTGCGTGGAGGTTATGCTGAATACGTAAATGTATCTGAAGATTTTGCAACAAAGATTCCAGAATCCATGAGTTCTGAATATGCNACTCCTCTATTTTGTGCCGGTATTACCGCATTCAAGGCAGTCAAGGCTGCAGAACCGGACAAAAATAAACGCGTTGGAATATTCGGTATTGGCGGAGTAGGACACATGGCAATTCAATTTGCAAAGATTGCAGGTTTTCAAGTGTTTGCCATATCTAGAAATCAACGTCATCTTGATGTGGCATTAAAGTTGGGAGCCGATGATTCTATTTTATATGATGAAAACACGAATACTATTACCAGTAAAATAGGATTACTGGATGCGGCAATCGTGTTTGCGCCATCTGATAGAGTTACTGCAAGTGCAATACAGTCTGTAAAAAAAGGTGGCCTGATAGTGTTGGCAACTATAGGCAAAATCCCAAATTTTGTGGCATTTGAGGAGAAGACCATACGAGGTACTCTAATTGGCTCCATGGCAGATATGAGGATGGTTGTAGAGTTGGCACAAAAACACAACCTCTCTGTAGTGACCGAATCTTTCAAACTTGAAGATGCAAATGAAGTACTGTTAAAATTAAAGAATTCTCAAATTGACGCACGTGCTGTCTTGATACCTTGA